AAGGGGGAAATAATTGTATCTGGGGGACACCGGCAGAATCTGGTTTCGGATTCTGCTAACGTCATTCTGTAAGAATGACGCCCAGACACCCCTGACATAAGGGGGCGCCCCTCTGTACTCCCCTTTTTCATCACCCTGATAGACAATCACCTTCACCCCGAAGGCTTTGACCTTACGCACAAAGGCGCCACCGATTCTACCCGCTCCTATAACGCCGACTGTCTGCCGGTTGAGACGAACAGTCGGCACCCTGATTTCGAATATCTCACGACGCCGCAGTTGCCAGGCACCCTGCCTTACCAGCCGGTCTACGGGTACAATCTTACGGTAAAACGCCAGCAGAAAAGCCAGGGCATGGTCGGAGACCTTGTCGATACTGGCATCCGTTACAATGGCTACGGCAATGCCGTTCTCGGTAGCAG
Above is a genomic segment from Dehalococcoidales bacterium containing:
- a CDS encoding NAD(P)-dependent oxidoreductase, whose product is MSFKVVSGIGGADAIKAELARVDAEVVLAPVWTEEDIIKSAADADAVMVGATEPYTRKAIEAMKKCRVISRTGVGYNIDVNTATENGIAVAIVTDASIDKVSDHALAFLLAFYRKIVPVDRLVRQGAWQLRRREIFEIRVPTVRLNRQTVGVIGAGRIGGAFVRKVKAFGVKVIVYQGDEKGEYRGAPPYVRGVWASFLQNDVSRIRNQILPVSPRYNYFPLPG